A segment of the Candidatus Hydrogenedentota bacterium genome:
TTCAACTACTCTGGAAAGTCCTACTTGAAACCCTCGCCCGAAACAGGCTCCCGCAACGACCAGACCGCAACGAACCGAGAGCCAAAAAAAGAAGACCGAAAAACTACGCCATGCTCAACAAACCCAGGAAGGAATTCAAGGAGACACCTCATAGAAATCAGTACAAGGCACCCTTAAGTTAGTGCCATTCGGGACCGTCCCGCGTTTTCAAAGCGGAGTGCTGCCCCCCCTACAGCCCCCACTGCTTGCGGAGCTTGGTGAGGGAGATTTGGGTTTGCTCGGCCTGTTCCATGGACTTTACGAAGGGGGCGGCGGTGTGGGCGATGGCGGAGAGCAGTTCCAGATCCAGGGAATCATAGAGGACGTGGGGCATGCTCTGGAGCACAATGATGCCGACCCGTTTTTCGGGTGTGACGAGGGGTGCGGCGGCCTGAGCCTGGACCACCCCGTCTTTCTCCCGAGGCCAGAGCAGGCCGCTGCGCCGGAAGAAGGCCGCCTCTACGATCTTGCGCGGCGCGTCTTCGGGGGCGTCTACAATCTCGCCCTGTGCGTTGAAGAAGGTCAGGGTGCTGCGCTCTTCGATGTAGCGGGCGATCCAGCAGATTTCCGGCTTGAATGTCTCCGTGAGCGTCTCATGGAGGATCATGGCGAGCTCCTGGATCGTCTGGGTCTCGCTCAGGAGCCGCGCGAGCCGAAAGAGCCTGCTTAGGCCCTCGACGCCGCGAGTACCGAGGGCGATCACCTCCGGCAGGCGGCTTTCGTCCACGAAGATGTTGCGATCCACCGCCAGGGAGCGGCGGGCGGATGCCGGCAGGGGTGCGGTCGCCGCGGGTGCTTCTTCGTTCGATTCCTCCACCACAAAATGGGCGGTCCCTACGATGATATGGTTGCCGGGGTGGAGCTCCGCCGTCTTCACGGGCTGGCCATCGACCAGGGTGAGGTTGCTGCTGCCCAGATCGCGCAGAAAGATACCGCCGTTCTGGGCATAGACCTCGCAGTGGCGGCGGGATACGGTGGGGTCGCCGACGGTGACGTCGCACTGGGCGCTGCGCCCAATGAACAGCGACGCGGCGCTGATGGGCCAGCACTCGCCGTCCGTATCCCCCTTCGTCCGCCGCAGAATGAACATGGCCACTACCTTGTTTCCGTCCACCTGTTTGGATTTCAGTCCGGCGTTGCGCTCCCAACGCTACGTCCGTCCGTCATTGTACCATGTTATGCGGCGCTGCCCGTCGCGATCAACAGCTTGCCCCCGCGATAGGACTTGAAGCCGAGGAAAATCGTCAGCTCGCCGTCGGGCGCCTCGATATAGACCGGCCGGACGTCGATCAGGCCGTCCCGCTCGGTGATGGTCATGCGGCTCCAATTCACCGAAGCCCGGGCCAGCTCCCCCGCTTCCTTGAAGGCCTGGAGTGCCACGCGGAGCTTGGTCTTCCCATTGCCTTCTTCGTCCTGGAAGTCATCGGCGATGACGGTCATGAACCGGTCCACGTCGTTGTTCTTGAAGGCTTCGTTCATGGTCACGAGCACCGCCTCGATCTGCTCGGCGTTGGTCATGCCCTCTACCGCGAGTCCCGCACCGGCGCCGGGCGCCCAGAAGCCGAGGAAGTTTCGCATGACATAAAGGGTTCCGGCGACAAGCAGCACGGCGGCCACCGTGCCCAGGACCTTGAGCACTTTCCGGATAGGGAAGGGTACGTGGGTGGCGTGGACGAGCAATTCGGGCGGCAGCTCGGCGGGTTTGCCTTCGGCGATCTGGCGCTCGGCCCCCTGCAACACGTCCATCACCTTGCGCAACGCGGTCCAGGCGGCCTGCCAGTGCTTCTGCACGGTACCACACGAGGCTCCGGAGGATTCCGACAGGGAGGCCAGACTGCTGCCCAGGGCGAGAGTCCGATTGATTTCCGCACTCAGACCGAAGCCGCCCTTGCGCCAGTAGGACAGAACGGGATAGTCGCAGGACAGCTTGCTCCGCAGCGCCATGTACTCCAGTTCCAGACTCTCCCGATCCGCACCGAACGCGTGGTAGGCGTCGAGAAGCGCGTGGACCCGCTGCCAGTCTTCAGACAGGGCGGCACACTGCGCCTTGTACGACGCGATCACGTCGGGTGCTATACCTTGCTGCTGTTTTGCCAAACCGCCTCTCCCATGGGTGCTACCGTCGCATACGATAGAGGGTGCGGAGATTTTTTGCAAGGGGCTTGCCCTCGAAAAGCGAACGCCAAGAAAAGCCTGGAGCAGCCGTTGTCCGCAAGAAAAGCATTTCCCACAGATCTACACAGATTCGCACAGATAGATCGGCCATACTCCTTTCATCACCAACCCGCCACCCTTGGCTACTTTGGCCTCCCTTTGTACAATCTGTGTGGATCTGTGCAGATCTGTGGGAAAATCTTTCTCCTCCGGCCATATTGGTATAAACTCTACACGAGCAAAAATTACTCCGATGAAGTCAGAATCATCATGAGAACCATCACACTAAAGCTTGACGAAGAGCTTGCGGAGGCCGCGGAACAACGGGCGCGCCTGGAGCATACGACGCTTGAGATTCTGCTGAGCAATTGGCTCGCGGACTATGCGGGGCAGGAAGCCCGAGCCAGGCGCTATGACGAAGTGATGAACTCGGTTCGCGGCAAGGTGGTCGTTGGGCGTAAGTTGACCCGGGACGAAATGAATGAGCGCTGAGCGCTTTCTCAACACGAATCATTTCAGCTATCAGATAGAGGCCAATGACGAAGTCAGAGCGCCCATCGCCGACAGAATAATTCGGGAAGGCGTGACAACGGGCAATGCCTGTATCAGCTTCCAAGTCATCTAGGAATGCCTGAACGCCATTACACGAAAGGCCAACTCTCCGCTTGGGACTGTCGAGACTCGGGACTATCTCGATGCGATTTTGGCGCCTATGCTGAAAGTGGGTGCGCATGTCGGCCTTTACGCAAGCGCACTGGAAATCAAGGCGCGCTACCGAATCGGCTTTTATGACGCCCTTATCGTGGCCGCCGCACTCGAAGCCGGTTGTACACGACTGCTTACCGAAGATTTGCAGCATGGCCAGCGTATTGGAGACCTCGTGATCGAGAACCCATTCCTGACGAAAGTCGGCGAATCTTGACTCAGCAGGGGGCCTGGGAGACTCTATCGCACCGAAATGTCGTCTGGTAATAGGGGGTAATTCTGGCAGCCAGCAGCAGTCGCCGGAATACTTGCTCACTGGTGGTGGCAGGTAGTGGACAAATTTCGAGCAACCTCGTCACCGCACCCGGCATCGCCCTTGATAACCCCAATCCTATGCCTCCGCCTCTATCGCACGCATGCCTAGCCCTTGATCGCCCCCTGGCGATTCGCCACAATAGCAGGCTCAGGCGAAAACGCTGGCGGGGCCAGCTTACCGGGAGATCCCTCGTGTCCATGAAATCCTTTTTGCTTGCCGCTACAGCAGGTCTGGCCCTGGGCGCAACCGCGCAGGACCCCGCCGATATCCAGTTCAAGACCGCCGAAGGATTCCAACTGGAAACGGTTTTGCGCGAGCCCGAGGTGCGCCAGCCCCTGTGCATGAATTTCGACGAGCGGGGTCGCCTCTGGATCACCCAATACCTCCAGTTTCCCTTTCCCGAGGGGCTCAAGGTCATCGGCCATGACGAATACTGGCGCATCCAATACGAGAACTTCCCCCCTGTCGCGCCGCCGAACCATTTGAAGGGGAAGGACAGGGTCACCATCCACGAAGATACGAACGGCGACGGCAGCTTCGACTCGGTGAAGGAATTTGTGTCGGGATTGAGCGTCACCACGTCGGCCTTGCCGGGGCGTGGGGGTGTGTGGGTGTTGAATCCACCCTATCTGCTTTTCTACGCCGACGCGAATCGCGACGACGTGCCCGATGGCGATCCCGTGGTGCACCTGGCGGGCTTCGGCCTGGAAGATCTCCACGCCGTGGCCAATGGCCTCACCTGGGGCGCCGACGGCTGGCTCTACGGCTACCAGGGCTCGACCACGACGGCGACCATCACCCAGCCGGGAATGGACAACGCGCCTGTTCATTTCAAGGGTCAGAATCTCTGGCGCTACAATCCGGCGGACAAACGCTTTGAACTGTTCGCGGAAGGCGGCATGAATAACTTCGGTATTGCGCTGGATGCCCAGGGCCGCATGTTCACGGGCGGCAACGGCGGTGTTATCGGGTACCATCAGGTGCAGGGTGGCTACTACTGGAAGGGCTGGGCGAAACACGGCGAATTGACCAACCCTTATGCCTATGGCTGGTTTGAGAACATGGAAGACCATAGTTCGAAGGCCAAGCTCTCGCAAGGCATGGTCTCGTATCTCGCGCCGAACTTCCCGCCGCAATATCAGAACGCCCTCTTCACCGCGCGGGCGCTGGTGCACCACGTGAGCGCGGCGGAGCTGAAGCCCATGGGTTCGACCTTTTCCGCCCATGAGACGACCAAGCTCTTCGAAACCGACGACGCCCATTTCCAGCCTGTCGCCATGGCCCAGGGACCCGATGGTGCCCTTTATGTGGCCGACTGGCACGATTCCAACATCACGTGGAGCGTGTCGGCGGAGACGGACCGCATCATGCGCGAGACGGGCCGCATTTACCGCGTGAGCTATGGCGCCAACACGCCCTATGCGCCCTTTGACCTGGGTGCGGCGACGACGGAAGAACTCATCAAAATGCTGGACCACCCGAACAAGTGGTATCGCGAGACTGCCCTGCGCGTGCTCTATGATCGCAGGGATGTCAGCGCCGTGCCCGCCATTGAAGCGGATTTCTGGGAACCCAATGTGGTGGAGGAGCGCTCGCTGCGCCTGCTCTGGGCCATCAACGCCTGTGGCGGCTTCACGCCGGAATTCGCCGCGCGCGCCCTGGACCATCCGAATCCGCTGGTCCGCGAGTGGACCGTGCGCCTGCTGGGGAACGATGGCACGGCCAGTGAACTGATCGGGCGCAAACTGGTGGCGATGGGTCAGGTGGAGACCGAGCCGCATCTGCGCAGTCAGCTCGCGAGTACGGCAAAGCGACTTGCGCCTGAATACGGCCTGCCCGTGGTGCTGGCCATGCTGCGATCAGGCAAGGATGTGCAGGACCTTCACATCCCCATGCTTTTGTGGTGGGCGGTGGAAGGCCAGCTCCGTCAGGATCGCGCGGCCGTGCTGGCCTGGGTGAAGGATGCGGGCGATGCCGGCAGCATAATCTTTGACAATACCATCGTGCCCCGCCTGGGCCAACGCTTCACGCAGGATCGGAAGGACGAGGATTTCAATGCGTGCGCCGAAGTGCTGGCAAGCCTGGAGGGGCCCGCGCAGCGCCAGCAGCTCCTCACCGGCATGGCCACCGGACTGGGCCAGGGCACCAATGCCGTGGTACCCGAAGCACTGAATACGAAGCTGGCCGACATGCTCGATGACGATCCCGGCAATACCCAATTGCTCATCATTGCGGCGCGCCTCGGAAACAAGCAGGTCTTCGATCTGGCGGCCGCCACCATTGCGGACGCATCCGCGGACGCGGGCCAGCGAAAGGCCCTGATCAAGTTGCTCGGCGAAGAGGCCTACGCGCCTGCGAAGGAGACCCTGCTCTCCCTTTTCAACGAGGGCGGTGCGTTCCGCGAAGACGCGCTCGCGGCGTTGCAGCAATTTGGTGATCCGGAGATCGGCGCGGCATTGCTTGCCGCCCTTCCCGCCGCCGGTGACCTCAAAGCAAAAATTGCCAGCGCCCTCGTGGCGCGCAAGGCCTGGGCCACCATGCTGCTGGAGGCCGTGGACACGGACAAGATTCCCCCGGCGGATGTGGCGCGGGATCTCCTTGCGAACCTGGCCGCGCTGAACGATCCCGCGATTGACGAATTGGTGGGCAAACACTGGGGCGCCATCCGCACAAGCCCGGCGGAAAAACAGGCGCAAGTGAACGCCGCCTGGGCCACGTGGAAAAACGGCCCCGGTAATGCGCGCAACGGCATCAAGGTTTTCGAAAATATTTGCGGCAAGTGCCATGTACACCTGGGCATTGGCCGCAAAGTCGGCCCTGATCTTACGGGCCTTAACCGACAGGATATGTGGGCCTTCTTCACCAACGTAATCGATCCGAGCATGTCCGTGCTGCCCGAATTCACGGGCACGACATTCACCATTCTCGGGGAAGACGATGGCCTTGGCGCGGAAGAGCGGGTGGTCAATGGTTTCCTCCTGCGCGAGACGGACGCGGAGATCTCACTGGTGGATTCGGCCGGCAACGAGATGACCGTGCCCCGGGACAAGGTGAAGTCGAAGGAGCCGATGAAGCTGTCGGTGATGCCCGAGGGACTGCTGAACGGGATGTCGGATCAGGATATCCGGGATTTGTTTAATTTTATCCAGGCGGATACGCCGCCGGAGGGGTGAGGGGAATTTGGCATGGCGAATTTCGAATAGTGAATTGAGTGGGAATGGGTCTTATGGGTCCTATGGGTCCTATGGGTCCTATGAGATGGCGCGCTGGCGTTGTTTCATATTGACTCATAAGACCTATAAGACCCATAAGACCCATTCTTCCTGTTTTTCCAGCCGCACCTTAGACAAAACAAGCGGCCTTGCGCGTCATTTATCCAGAACACACCAGCGGAGAGCGAGGAACACACCATCGGCGGCACGGACGACAGCGCATGGCTCGGGGCCTTGTACGACGCCCACGGGTTGGGGGTCTATGGGTATGTCCATGCCATCCTCGCGGACCGCGCGGAAGCGGAGGATGTGGTGCAAGACGTGTTCCTTCGGGCGCTGGCGCGATCAAGGGGGTGGTTGGGCCTGCGCAATCCCGCAGGGTACCTATACCGCGCGGCGCGCAACGAGGCATTGAGCCGTCTGCGCAAGCGCACGGTGCGGACGAGGGCGGCGGCGGAGTTGACGTACGCGGCGGAAGTGCTGACACCAATAGAATCGTCGTTGGAATCGGCGGAGGAGGCCGCGCGGGTCAATTCGGCGCTGCTGGCCCTGCCGGTGGAACAGCGCGAGGTGGTGGTGCTAAAGGTTTACCAGAACATGACCTTCAAAGATATCGCGCGAATTACAGGCGCGTCCCAAAATACCGTCGCGAGTCGTTATCGCTACGCGCTGGCGAAGTTGAAGGAAATCCTCGAAGCGGAGGAGGCGGTGTTCCATGAACCCAATTGAAGAAAGGCTGAAATCGCTTGCCCTGGCCGCGCCGTCGGATGCGCTGCGCGGCCGTTTGTTAAAAGCTACCGAACGCGAACGCCCGTCTGAGTGGAAGCGCCTGCAACACACGATGGAATGGTGCGCGACGCTGCTTATCGCGGTGTATGGCTGGTCGATGTGGTTCGAAAGCGGCTCCGAGGAAATTCGCCAAGGCCTTCGCACAACAACCTACGCCGAGCAACTGGCCCACGTGGAGCAGCAAGTGGCGGAGACGCTCGCGGAGGCGACGGAAGCTCTGGTGCGTGACTATATCGTGGCTCAGAACATGGAGGCCTACCGACGGCCCTTTGTGGTGGAGACGGTGGGGTTAACGATGTCGCTGTCGGAGGTAAATTGAAGTCGCGACCCGCGAGAGCTATTGAATGCTGTTTACAGATGGCACAGTAAATACGGATGTAAGATTTTGACAATCGACGAAGCTCAAAAGCTTTGCAGAAACTCGTAAGGAATATGGCTGATCACTACCACGTCCATCTCAGTGCGTACAGGCTATTTTAATCGCATTCAACGCCGGAGCACGAGGAAATATACCAGGATTTCAATGACGACCGAAGGTGGCTTAACCTTCCAGGTTTAGACAAAGCTACTGTCGATTTCCACAGGACCGTGGACTTTGCAATTAGTTCCACAAGTGCCAACGCACCGACACGAACACGTATCCATTTACTTTGACCATTCACCGATTCAATGCCTCAACCTGAAAGGTTAAGCCACTTTCGGTTGTCACTACGGGTCTGGAATTCTTACAAACCGAGGAGTCGGCCATGAACGAATCAAGCGAATCTCCACGCCGTCCGAAGCGCCGCAACCTGTTCCGGATCTTCCGTGGCTTCCTAGTCTTCGTCGTGTTGCTCATCGTGACCTATCTCATCGCGGACCAGATCCTGCTGCGCAAGGTCCAGCGTCAGCGCGAGGCCTTCCGCGAACGCTTCGGCGCGGTGGACTTCCGCGATTTCATTCCCGAGCGTCCAGCGCCGGAGGAGGACGCGGGGCGGGTGTATCTGTATGCCGCCGGGCTTATGTCCCAAGTCAATGCCGAGTACGGCGACTGGTCGGCATTTTCCGCGCTCACCAAAGGCCCTGAAGCCTTTCGGAAGCGGGGCCAGCAAGATGAGGAATTGCCGCCGCCCGATGAGATCGAAGGTCGGGTGCGGGTGAAATTGGCGGCGATGGAGGAGGCTTTCCAAAAAGTGGAAGAAGCGCAGTCGCTGCCACGGGGCTCAGCCGCGGAGGAAATAGACTTCGAGACGCCTCCTTTCGAGTTGAGCGCTCCCCGTGAACTCGCGCGCAACCTGGCCGCTAAAGCGATCTTCGACGCGCGCTCGGGCGACTTGGACGGCGCGTGCCGGTGGCTGGAGGCGGGGCTGCGTATGGCCGCTACGATGAATGAGGACCCCACGCTTTTGGCCCTGCTGGTCCGGATCGCGTGCGTCGAAACATCACTTATCGCCGCGGAAAATGTAATGAATACCACGGATGCGATGTTGCCGTTAGGTGAGCCTTATTCGAAATTATTGAAGATCGTCACGGACCCGGAGGTATACCGCAAGAATCTGGCCAGCGAAGCAGCCTTCTGCCTATCTAGAGAAATGCCGCTGCTCCGCCTCTTCATGTCTGCAAACAACTCGAAGCTAATCGAATTCTGGTTCGCCACAGACGACGCGCTCGCGCTGGAGCCGAGATCCGCGCGGAGAGCGCAGCTTGACGCTTTGGACACGCGGGGAGGGGCTGGAGCCTTCTTTTCACCATTCAATTGGGTTGTGCCCCTCATGGGCCCCGCTATAATTGGTAACATCAATGCCTTTGACCGCATGGCGGCGCGCTGCGATTTCATGCATATCGCGACCCAACTTCGCGCGTGGAAAGTCCAGCATGGAAGTTATCCTGACACCTTGGACGCGCTCGGGTCGGCCGCCCCGCTGCCGCTCGATCCCTTCTCCGGCGAGCCCTACCGCTACCGCCTCGATGGCGAGGGTTTCATACTCTACAGCGTCGGACTTAACCGAAAGGATGACGGCGGTGTGACGGAAGACAATCGCAATGAGGGCGATGTGGTTTGGACCTGTGTGCGGTGACGTAGTGGTAGGTCGCGACCACGGGTGACGAGGGGAATGTCCTGCACGGAACGGCACTCTGTTAGAAAATGTCCTCTCGACCAGGCAACGATCATTGTGCCCGGGCAAGGCTCAACCCAACGTTCGGGACCGTCCCCCGCTTTTAAAAACGCGGGACGGTCCCGAACGCGTGGCGGGCTTCATCGGGTTTCAGCGATTGAAATGACGCGAAGTCCCTTTTTCGTGTCCGAGGGCCCTTTCGTTCAGGACGGTCCCGCCCCCCCTACTGTTTCAACAACCACGCCTCGGCCAAGCGCGATTGTTTACGCCAGTTGAGGAGGGCCTCGTCGGTGGGGCGATCCCAGGTGAGCTCGATGCGACGATCTTCGAGGGCCTTCGAAGGCACTTCGAACTCGACGAAATCGCCGTGCTCGATCTTTGCTCTGTCGCCCTGCACGCGCTCACCGTCGATCTTAAGGAGCATCTGGCCGTAGCCGGTGAGGCGGACTTTGTAGGTCGCGTTGGGGTCGACACCGGCATAGATCACGGCTTCGGGGAAATCCATCGTGACTTGCCAGGAGAGGCGCAGGCGGC
Coding sequences within it:
- a CDS encoding FHA domain-containing protein, encoding MAMFILRRTKGDTDGECWPISAASLFIGRSAQCDVTVGDPTVSRRHCEVYAQNGGIFLRDLGSSNLTLVDGQPVKTAELHPGNHIIVGTAHFVVEESNEEAPAATAPLPASARRSLAVDRNIFVDESRLPEVIALGTRGVEGLSRLFRLARLLSETQTIQELAMILHETLTETFKPEICWIARYIEERSTLTFFNAQGEIVDAPEDAPRKIVEAAFFRRSGLLWPREKDGVVQAQAAAPLVTPEKRVGIIVLQSMPHVLYDSLDLELLSAIAHTAAPFVKSMEQAEQTQISLTKLRKQWGL
- a CDS encoding sigma-70 family RNA polymerase sigma factor yields the protein MYDAHGLGVYGYVHAILADRAEAEDVVQDVFLRALARSRGWLGLRNPAGYLYRAARNEALSRLRKRTVRTRAAAELTYAAEVLTPIESSLESAEEAARVNSALLALPVEQREVVVLKVYQNMTFKDIARITGASQNTVASRYRYALAKLKEILEAEEAVFHEPN